In Nymphaea colorata isolate Beijing-Zhang1983 chromosome 13, ASM883128v2, whole genome shotgun sequence, one DNA window encodes the following:
- the LOC116266706 gene encoding aspartic proteinase CDR1-like codes for MKLSLGTPSHLYWATLVTVSDLIWTMCRPCDSCSGQTSMFDPLQSSTYKSQTCSASSCMELPIHGCTINQLCGFIYSYEDKSFVEVILASETLLLDNGAGTVKLSEIVSGCVHQDGPPNPSLLEVPDLVGLGGGPLSLVNQIGSSIDDKFAYCLPPNSNEITSDSSNPVRTQSFQARKGFKKCRWHQVVLKARVMCST; via the coding sequence atgaaactctcacttGGTACACCATCCCACCTCTACTGGGCCACTCTCGTCACTGTTAGCGACCTCATATGGACGATGTGCCGTCCTTGTGACTCCTGCTCCGgccaaacatcaatgtttgatccacttcagtcatCCACCTACAAGAGCCAGACCTGTTCTGCCAGCTCTTGCATGGAACTGCCCATTCATGGTTGCACTATCAACCAACTTTGCGGATTCATATATTCCTATGAAGACAAATCCTTCGTAGAAGTGATACTGGCCTCGGAAACGCTCTTGTTGGACAATGGTGCTGGCACCGTCAAGCTTTCAGAAATTGTCTCTGGTTGTGTTCATCAGGATGGCCCTCCTAATCCCTCCTTGCTTGAAGTTCCTGACCTTGTTGGCCTTGGAGGTGGTCCTCTCTCACTTGTAAATCAGATTGGCTCTTCTATTGATGATAAATTTGCCTACTGTCTTCCTCCCAATAGCAATGAAATCACGTCAGACAGCTCAAATCCTGTAAGGACGCAGAGTTTTCAGGCCAGGAAGGGGTTCAAGAAATGCCGATGGCACCAGGTGGTCCTCAAGGCACGTGTTATGTGCTCAACCTAA